TGACCAGCCCCCCCGGACAGTACCAGTATCTATGTTAAGGCCAGCAGGCCGCTCGCTTGGCTCGCTGTAGGCGTAGCCGGAAGCGAGCCAAGCGAGCGGATCGCCTCGGGGGCTGGGGGCCGGTAGCCGAGCGAGCCATGAGGGCGGACCGTGTTGTAGTGCCGCCGCCATCGCTCGATGAGCACCTTCGCCTCCAGCAGCGTGTCGAACTGCTCGCGGGCCAGCAGCTCGTCTCGCAGGCGGCCGTTGAAGCTCTCGCAGTAGCCGTTCTCCCACGGGCTTCCGGGCTCGATGAACAGCGTCTTCACGCCGACGCGCTCCAGCCAACCCCGCACCTTCTCCGCGGTGAACTCCGAACCGTTGTCACTCCGGATGTATCGCGGAACGCCACGACGCACGAACAGGTCGCTCAGGCGTTCGAGCACGTCGCCACTCTTGAGATTCCTCGCCACGTCGATCGCCAAGCATTCCCGCGTGTGCTCGTCGATCAAGGTCAGCATCCGGAAGGCCCGGCCATCGCTCGTCCGGTCGTGCACGAAGTCGTAGCTCCAGACGTGGTCCTTGAACCGCGGCCGCAGCCGCACGCACGAACCGTCCGCCAGCCACAACCGCTTCCGCTTGGGCTGACGCCCCGGGACCTTTAGGCCCTCCCGACGCCACAGGCGTTCGACCCGCTTGTGGTTCACACGCCAGCCCTCCTCACGCAGCAGGGCCGTCACCTTCCGGTAGCCGTAGCGGCCGTAGGAGCTCGCCAACTCAACCATCCGGCGGACCAGCCGCGGCTCGTCGTCTGGCCGGCGACGCCCACGACGCTGCGTCGCCCGCGGCTGACCGATTACCTTGCACGCCCGACGCTCCGACACGCGGTCACGACCCAGGGCGTCCCGGACGTGCTCGACCGCCTCGCGTCGCTTCGCCGGGCTCAATAGTTTCCCGAAGCGGCTTCCTTCAAGATCGCTTTGTCGAGCTCCGCGTCGGCCAGCAAGCGTTTGAGCCGGGTGTTCTCCTTCTCGAGCTCCTTCAAACGCTTCGCCTGGTCCATCCGCAGGCCACCGTACTCCTTACGCCAGCGGATCAGCGTCTGCGTCGATACACCGATCGCCTTCGCCGCGAGCTCTTGAGTCCGGCCCTGTGACATCAGGACCTCCGCCTCTCGCAGCTTCGGGATCACCTCTT
This portion of the Posidoniimonas corsicana genome encodes:
- a CDS encoding IS3 family transposase (programmed frameshift) — protein: MPKGKKHGPEEVIPKLREAEVLMSQGRTQELAAKAIGVSTQTLIRWRKEYGGLRMDQAKRLKELEKENTRLKRLLADAELDKAILKEAAFGKLLSPAKRREAVEHVRDALGRDRVSERRACKVIGQPRATQRRGRRRPDDEPRLVRRMVELASSYGRYGYRKVTALLREEGWRVNHKRVERLWRREGLKVPGRQPKRKRLWLADGSCVRLRPRFKDHVWSYDFVHDRTSDGRAFRMLTLIDEHTRECLAIDVARNLKSGDVLERLSDLFVRRGVPRYIRSDNGSEFTAEKVRGWLERVGVKTLFIEPGSPWENGYCESFNGRLRDELLAREQFDTLLEAKVLIERWRRHYNTVRPHGSLGYRPPAPEAIRSLGSLPATPTASQASGLLALT